From Zerene cesonia ecotype Mississippi chromosome 16, Zerene_cesonia_1.1, whole genome shotgun sequence, one genomic window encodes:
- the LOC119833135 gene encoding uncharacterized protein LOC119833135 isoform X5 yields MNIPGTIFVEHTEREVILSSGDKNSKVPILQEARKRGRLGAVAPDTPPKALSAWTHAENQQAGTSGDFRQYHEQYGYTIQAQNPPRNQNYDSPKPPIPAKNAYKTDTPNNSHMVTVVETGKDSTRDAPKNAKSVSKTYHTLKDMISSRFKGKDSNEPEKEEASLNNIEERKREPEQTPPKEVRKEGIYGRPMQRPEMQYNHGMTNNMAYPSPSPHRQLMQQQMVQQQLMNQARSQEMLAHRPQALGADALYQQYGPPGRRSAMYQRDLDVRSMANFTSLKTGPQAQFDNSHSRPDLRSPQQLEREIIQQRRFIEGRRAASHPHLLDEPQRPEVKPQVYDRSRRNSHGNLLDGMPNENGPPRSNDERESDDGGFRMRLAAQGRSSFERIRTSGRSVDSRTPEEYRRTPESHRERRTPDSHRERRTPDSVNQRQIEETPNAGEAERNDENTSQKSADSVYNSSKTEAYNPQPSSSRQTPNRIEDLKASGKKGAGGSAASSDYDKNGGQSSNVDSGRGSVAYSSGRRADASLHDTSADSDGATRERAQPQPGTSQQNPPASGENEWADLVECELRQILEPKLSNMRLDSSDSSDSSITPPLPPLSPSSDLHKRNSLPGRSSEYPEERRRGRESPRWHTHAHTHSHAHAHAHSHKKHSAKRDQHYKKHLFGLDTTDMTSTTTRSLDLSSLLDGRTDSDASSGDARAIRRQLRGLESMYAEVLQLLGVRKPASLKHPAWEARLSSKRRYGSMSSLPSSSVSSRPQRDKRRSSDHRKKHDMKGINKRFQRLESHVVTLARSVAHLSSEMRTQHLVMQEMDNIRAEIAALRHMYKSQQHIRAGPGRPAAHAFGDPERVRRLTKFFGDEPPLMRLFLKKLGYEKYAALLEKEKVGAAELPYVGEDKLRALGVPLGPRMRILKEAGIHHDIHFPRDDPNTTTTTLAIV; encoded by the exons ATGAATATTCCTGGTACTATCTTCGTGGAACACACAG AGCGCGAAGTGATACTGTCATCAGGCGACAAAAACTCCAAAGTGCCGATACTGCAGGAGGCCAGGAAACGCGGAAGGCTCGGAGCTGTCGCACCTGATACGCCGCCCAAAGCTTTGTCAGCTTGGACTCATGCTGAG AATCAACAAGCTGGCACATCAGGCGACTTCAGGCAATACCACGAGCAGTACGGCTACACAATACAAGCACAGAACCCACCTCGCAATCAAAACTACGACTCTCCGAAACCACCAATACCAGCTAAAAATGCCTACAAAACTGACACACCAAATAACTCTCACATGGTAACAGTCGTAGAAACTGGCAAGGACAGTACGCGAGACGCGCCGAAAAATGCCAAATCCGTCAGCAAAACATATCACACGCTAAAGGACATGATCTCAAGTAGATTTAAGGGAAAGGACAGCAACGAACCTGAGAAGGAGGAAGCGAGTTTAAACAACATTGAGGAACGGAAACGTGAACCTGAACAAACTCCGCCGAAGGAGGTTAGAAAGGAAGGGATTTACGGGCGGCCGATGCAAAGACCGGAAATGCAGTACAACCATGGGATGACAAATAATATGGCATATCCAAGCCCATCACCACAcag ACAGTTAATGCAGCAACAGATGGTACAGCAGCAGCTAATGAACCAAGCGAGGTCGCAAGAGATGTTAGCGCATAGGCCCCAAGCTTTAGGAGCTGATGCCCTATACCAACAGTACGGTCCTCCTGGTAGAAGAAGCGCGATGTATCAGCGCGACCTTGACGTTAGATCTATGGCAAACTTTACCTCTCTTAAAACTGGCCCTCAAGCGCAG tTTGACAACTCACATTCGAGACCCGATTTGAGAAGCCCGCAACAGTTAGAACGGGAGATTATTCAACAGCGAAGGTTTATAGAAGGAAGACGTGCCGCATCTCATCCACACTTACTCGATGAACCTCAGAGGCCAGAAGTGAAACCGCAAGTGTACGATCGGTCTAGAAGGAACTCGCACGGCAATCTTCTGGACGGGATGCCCAATGAGAACGGCCCACCTAGAAGTAACGATGAAAGAGAATCGGATGATGGGGGGTTTAGAATGAGATTAGCTGCCCAGGGGAGATCCAGTTTCGAGCGCATAAGAACAAGCGGGAGATCTGTAGACTCGAGAACCCCAGAAGAATACAGAAGAACTCCAGAGAGCCATAGAGAACGGAGAACACCAGACAGCCATAGAGAACGAAGAACGCCAGATTCTGTTAATCAACGACAAATTGAAGAAACACCAAATGCTGGGGAAGCGGAGAGAAATGATGAAAACACGAGTCAGAAGTCAGCTGACAGTGTATATAATTCTAGCAAAACCGAGGCTTATAACCCACAACCGTCGTCATCAAGACAGACGCCAAACAGGATAGAGGATTTGAAAGCGAGCGGGAAGAAAGGCGCTGGTGGATCTGCCGCGAGCTCAG ACTACGACAAAAACGGTGGGCAATCATCGAACGTGGACTCCGGCAGAGGCAGTGTGGCCTATTCCAGCGGGCGGCGCGCGGATGCCAGCCTCCACGACACGTCAGCTGATTCCGACGGCGCCACTCGAGAGAGAGCACAGCCTCAACCTGGTACTAGCCAGCAGAACCCACCAGCTT CTGGAGAAAATGAATGGGCCGATCTGGTAGAATGTGAGCTCAGACAAATACTAGAACCTAAGTTATCCAACATGCGGCTGGACAGCTCTGACAGTTCCGATAGTTCCATCACGCCCCCCCTGCCCCCACTATCACCCTCCTCTGATCTACATAAACGGAATAG TTTGCCCGGCCGTTCCTCCGAGTATCCCGAAGAgaggcggcgcgggcgcgagTCGCCGCGCTGGCACACACACGCGCACACGCACTCGcatgcgcacgcgcacgcacaCTCGCACAAGAAGCACTCGGCCAAGCGGGACCAGCATTACAAGAAACATT TATTCGGGCTGGACACAACCGACATGACGTCGACGACGACGCGCAGCCTCGACCTGTCCTCGCTGCTGGACGGGCGCACCGACAGCGACGCGTCCAGCGGCGACGCGCGCGCCATCCGCCGCCAGCTGCGCGGCCTCGAGAGCATGTACGCGGAGGTGCTGCAGCTGCTGGGCGTGCGCAAGCCGGCCAGCCTGAAGCATCCCGCTTGGGAGGCGAG ACTGTCATCCAAGCGGCGCTACGGCAGCATGTCGTCTCTGCCGTCCAGCTCGGTGAGCAGCCGACCGCAGCGGGACAAGCGCCGCTCGTCCGACCATCGGAAGAAACATGACATGAAG GGCATCAACAAGCGGTTCCAGCGGCTGGAGTCGCACGTGGTGACGCTGGCGCGCTCGGTGGCGCACCTATCCAGCGAGATGCGCACGCAGCATCTCGTCATGCAGGAGATGGACAACATCCGCGCAGAGATTGCCGCGCTCCGGCACATGTACAA GTCGCAGCAGCACATCCGCGCGGGCCCCGGGCGGCCGGCGGCGCACGCGTTCGGCGACCCCGAGCGCGTGCGGCGCCTCACCAAGTTCTTCGGCGACGAGCCGCCGCTCATGCGCCTCTTCCTCAAGAAGCTCGGATACGAG AAATACGCAGCGCTactagaaaaagaaaaagtaggGGCGGCAGAATTGCCCTACGTCGGCGAAGACAAATTGCGGGCCCTCGGCGTGCCCCTGGGCCCTCGCATGAGGATACTGAAGGAGGCCGGCATACACCATGACATACACTTCCCTAGAGACGATCCCAATACAACCACCACTACACTGGCTATAGTTTAA
- the LOC119833135 gene encoding uncharacterized protein LOC119833135 isoform X2, with protein MQTKNINLTQDQRNQDSCDLDKMCRQDNSHSEAPGSHCFQNQVTGATVGSTYYGTIESVPPYRMPPAPEAALPGAPAPSLPAIHTHSAKFPIEREVILSSGDKNSKVPILQEARKRGRLGAVAPDTPPKALSAWTHAENQQAGTSGDFRQYHEQYGYTIQAQNPPRNQNYDSPKPPIPAKNAYKTDTPNNSHMVTVVETGKDSTRDAPKNAKSVSKTYHTLKDMISSRFKGKDSNEPEKEEASLNNIEERKREPEQTPPKEVRKEGIYGRPMQRPEMQYNHGMTNNMAYPSPSPHRQLMQQQMVQQQLMNQARSQEMLAHRPQALGADALYQQYGPPGRRSAMYQRDLDVRSMANFTSLKTGPQAQFDNSHSRPDLRSPQQLEREIIQQRRFIEGRRAASHPHLLDEPQRPEVKPQVYDRSRRNSHGNLLDGMPNENGPPRSNDERESDDGGFRMRLAAQGRSSFERIRTSGRSVDSRTPEEYRRTPESHRERRTPDSHRERRTPDSVNQRQIEETPNAGEAERNDENTSQKSADSVYNSSKTEAYNPQPSSSRQTPNRIEDLKASGKKGAGGSAASSDYDKNGGQSSNVDSGRGSVAYSSGRRADASLHDTSADSDGATRERAQPQPGTSQQNPPASGENEWADLVECELRQILEPKLSNMRLDSSDSSDSSITPPLPPLSPSSDLHKRNSLPGRSSEYPEERRRGRESPRWHTHAHTHSHAHAHAHSHKKHSAKRDQHYKKHLFGLDTTDMTSTTTRSLDLSSLLDGRTDSDASSGDARAIRRQLRGLESMYAEVLQLLGVRKPASLKHPAWEARLSSKRRYGSMSSLPSSSVSSRPQRDKRRSSDHRKKHDMKGINKRFQRLESHVVTLARSVAHLSSEMRTQHLVMQEMDNIRAEIAALRHMYKSQQHIRAGPGRPAAHAFGDPERVRRLTKFFGDEPPLMRLFLKKLGYEKYAALLEKEKVGAAELPYVGEDKLRALGVPLGPRMRILKEAGIHHDIHFPRDDPNTTTTTLAIV; from the exons ATAGAGCGCGAAGTGATACTGTCATCAGGCGACAAAAACTCCAAAGTGCCGATACTGCAGGAGGCCAGGAAACGCGGAAGGCTCGGAGCTGTCGCACCTGATACGCCGCCCAAAGCTTTGTCAGCTTGGACTCATGCTGAG AATCAACAAGCTGGCACATCAGGCGACTTCAGGCAATACCACGAGCAGTACGGCTACACAATACAAGCACAGAACCCACCTCGCAATCAAAACTACGACTCTCCGAAACCACCAATACCAGCTAAAAATGCCTACAAAACTGACACACCAAATAACTCTCACATGGTAACAGTCGTAGAAACTGGCAAGGACAGTACGCGAGACGCGCCGAAAAATGCCAAATCCGTCAGCAAAACATATCACACGCTAAAGGACATGATCTCAAGTAGATTTAAGGGAAAGGACAGCAACGAACCTGAGAAGGAGGAAGCGAGTTTAAACAACATTGAGGAACGGAAACGTGAACCTGAACAAACTCCGCCGAAGGAGGTTAGAAAGGAAGGGATTTACGGGCGGCCGATGCAAAGACCGGAAATGCAGTACAACCATGGGATGACAAATAATATGGCATATCCAAGCCCATCACCACAcag ACAGTTAATGCAGCAACAGATGGTACAGCAGCAGCTAATGAACCAAGCGAGGTCGCAAGAGATGTTAGCGCATAGGCCCCAAGCTTTAGGAGCTGATGCCCTATACCAACAGTACGGTCCTCCTGGTAGAAGAAGCGCGATGTATCAGCGCGACCTTGACGTTAGATCTATGGCAAACTTTACCTCTCTTAAAACTGGCCCTCAAGCGCAG tTTGACAACTCACATTCGAGACCCGATTTGAGAAGCCCGCAACAGTTAGAACGGGAGATTATTCAACAGCGAAGGTTTATAGAAGGAAGACGTGCCGCATCTCATCCACACTTACTCGATGAACCTCAGAGGCCAGAAGTGAAACCGCAAGTGTACGATCGGTCTAGAAGGAACTCGCACGGCAATCTTCTGGACGGGATGCCCAATGAGAACGGCCCACCTAGAAGTAACGATGAAAGAGAATCGGATGATGGGGGGTTTAGAATGAGATTAGCTGCCCAGGGGAGATCCAGTTTCGAGCGCATAAGAACAAGCGGGAGATCTGTAGACTCGAGAACCCCAGAAGAATACAGAAGAACTCCAGAGAGCCATAGAGAACGGAGAACACCAGACAGCCATAGAGAACGAAGAACGCCAGATTCTGTTAATCAACGACAAATTGAAGAAACACCAAATGCTGGGGAAGCGGAGAGAAATGATGAAAACACGAGTCAGAAGTCAGCTGACAGTGTATATAATTCTAGCAAAACCGAGGCTTATAACCCACAACCGTCGTCATCAAGACAGACGCCAAACAGGATAGAGGATTTGAAAGCGAGCGGGAAGAAAGGCGCTGGTGGATCTGCCGCGAGCTCAG ACTACGACAAAAACGGTGGGCAATCATCGAACGTGGACTCCGGCAGAGGCAGTGTGGCCTATTCCAGCGGGCGGCGCGCGGATGCCAGCCTCCACGACACGTCAGCTGATTCCGACGGCGCCACTCGAGAGAGAGCACAGCCTCAACCTGGTACTAGCCAGCAGAACCCACCAGCTT CTGGAGAAAATGAATGGGCCGATCTGGTAGAATGTGAGCTCAGACAAATACTAGAACCTAAGTTATCCAACATGCGGCTGGACAGCTCTGACAGTTCCGATAGTTCCATCACGCCCCCCCTGCCCCCACTATCACCCTCCTCTGATCTACATAAACGGAATAG TTTGCCCGGCCGTTCCTCCGAGTATCCCGAAGAgaggcggcgcgggcgcgagTCGCCGCGCTGGCACACACACGCGCACACGCACTCGcatgcgcacgcgcacgcacaCTCGCACAAGAAGCACTCGGCCAAGCGGGACCAGCATTACAAGAAACATT TATTCGGGCTGGACACAACCGACATGACGTCGACGACGACGCGCAGCCTCGACCTGTCCTCGCTGCTGGACGGGCGCACCGACAGCGACGCGTCCAGCGGCGACGCGCGCGCCATCCGCCGCCAGCTGCGCGGCCTCGAGAGCATGTACGCGGAGGTGCTGCAGCTGCTGGGCGTGCGCAAGCCGGCCAGCCTGAAGCATCCCGCTTGGGAGGCGAG ACTGTCATCCAAGCGGCGCTACGGCAGCATGTCGTCTCTGCCGTCCAGCTCGGTGAGCAGCCGACCGCAGCGGGACAAGCGCCGCTCGTCCGACCATCGGAAGAAACATGACATGAAG GGCATCAACAAGCGGTTCCAGCGGCTGGAGTCGCACGTGGTGACGCTGGCGCGCTCGGTGGCGCACCTATCCAGCGAGATGCGCACGCAGCATCTCGTCATGCAGGAGATGGACAACATCCGCGCAGAGATTGCCGCGCTCCGGCACATGTACAA GTCGCAGCAGCACATCCGCGCGGGCCCCGGGCGGCCGGCGGCGCACGCGTTCGGCGACCCCGAGCGCGTGCGGCGCCTCACCAAGTTCTTCGGCGACGAGCCGCCGCTCATGCGCCTCTTCCTCAAGAAGCTCGGATACGAG AAATACGCAGCGCTactagaaaaagaaaaagtaggGGCGGCAGAATTGCCCTACGTCGGCGAAGACAAATTGCGGGCCCTCGGCGTGCCCCTGGGCCCTCGCATGAGGATACTGAAGGAGGCCGGCATACACCATGACATACACTTCCCTAGAGACGATCCCAATACAACCACCACTACACTGGCTATAGTTTAA
- the LOC119833135 gene encoding uncharacterized protein LOC119833135 isoform X3: protein MDPRRRAIVGSPLLYSLLGTIESVPPYRMPPAPEAALPGAPAPSLPAIHTHSAKFPIEREVILSSGDKNSKVPILQEARKRGRLGAVAPDTPPKALSAWTHAENQQAGTSGDFRQYHEQYGYTIQAQNPPRNQNYDSPKPPIPAKNAYKTDTPNNSHMVTVVETGKDSTRDAPKNAKSVSKTYHTLKDMISSRFKGKDSNEPEKEEASLNNIEERKREPEQTPPKEVRKEGIYGRPMQRPEMQYNHGMTNNMAYPSPSPHRQLMQQQMVQQQLMNQARSQEMLAHRPQALGADALYQQYGPPGRRSAMYQRDLDVRSMANFTSLKTGPQAQFDNSHSRPDLRSPQQLEREIIQQRRFIEGRRAASHPHLLDEPQRPEVKPQVYDRSRRNSHGNLLDGMPNENGPPRSNDERESDDGGFRMRLAAQGRSSFERIRTSGRSVDSRTPEEYRRTPESHRERRTPDSHRERRTPDSVNQRQIEETPNAGEAERNDENTSQKSADSVYNSSKTEAYNPQPSSSRQTPNRIEDLKASGKKGAGGSAASSDYDKNGGQSSNVDSGRGSVAYSSGRRADASLHDTSADSDGATRERAQPQPGTSQQNPPASGENEWADLVECELRQILEPKLSNMRLDSSDSSDSSITPPLPPLSPSSDLHKRNSLPGRSSEYPEERRRGRESPRWHTHAHTHSHAHAHAHSHKKHSAKRDQHYKKHLFGLDTTDMTSTTTRSLDLSSLLDGRTDSDASSGDARAIRRQLRGLESMYAEVLQLLGVRKPASLKHPAWEARLSSKRRYGSMSSLPSSSVSSRPQRDKRRSSDHRKKHDMKGINKRFQRLESHVVTLARSVAHLSSEMRTQHLVMQEMDNIRAEIAALRHMYKSQQHIRAGPGRPAAHAFGDPERVRRLTKFFGDEPPLMRLFLKKLGYEKYAALLEKEKVGAAELPYVGEDKLRALGVPLGPRMRILKEAGIHHDIHFPRDDPNTTTTTLAIV from the exons ATAGAGCGCGAAGTGATACTGTCATCAGGCGACAAAAACTCCAAAGTGCCGATACTGCAGGAGGCCAGGAAACGCGGAAGGCTCGGAGCTGTCGCACCTGATACGCCGCCCAAAGCTTTGTCAGCTTGGACTCATGCTGAG AATCAACAAGCTGGCACATCAGGCGACTTCAGGCAATACCACGAGCAGTACGGCTACACAATACAAGCACAGAACCCACCTCGCAATCAAAACTACGACTCTCCGAAACCACCAATACCAGCTAAAAATGCCTACAAAACTGACACACCAAATAACTCTCACATGGTAACAGTCGTAGAAACTGGCAAGGACAGTACGCGAGACGCGCCGAAAAATGCCAAATCCGTCAGCAAAACATATCACACGCTAAAGGACATGATCTCAAGTAGATTTAAGGGAAAGGACAGCAACGAACCTGAGAAGGAGGAAGCGAGTTTAAACAACATTGAGGAACGGAAACGTGAACCTGAACAAACTCCGCCGAAGGAGGTTAGAAAGGAAGGGATTTACGGGCGGCCGATGCAAAGACCGGAAATGCAGTACAACCATGGGATGACAAATAATATGGCATATCCAAGCCCATCACCACAcag ACAGTTAATGCAGCAACAGATGGTACAGCAGCAGCTAATGAACCAAGCGAGGTCGCAAGAGATGTTAGCGCATAGGCCCCAAGCTTTAGGAGCTGATGCCCTATACCAACAGTACGGTCCTCCTGGTAGAAGAAGCGCGATGTATCAGCGCGACCTTGACGTTAGATCTATGGCAAACTTTACCTCTCTTAAAACTGGCCCTCAAGCGCAG tTTGACAACTCACATTCGAGACCCGATTTGAGAAGCCCGCAACAGTTAGAACGGGAGATTATTCAACAGCGAAGGTTTATAGAAGGAAGACGTGCCGCATCTCATCCACACTTACTCGATGAACCTCAGAGGCCAGAAGTGAAACCGCAAGTGTACGATCGGTCTAGAAGGAACTCGCACGGCAATCTTCTGGACGGGATGCCCAATGAGAACGGCCCACCTAGAAGTAACGATGAAAGAGAATCGGATGATGGGGGGTTTAGAATGAGATTAGCTGCCCAGGGGAGATCCAGTTTCGAGCGCATAAGAACAAGCGGGAGATCTGTAGACTCGAGAACCCCAGAAGAATACAGAAGAACTCCAGAGAGCCATAGAGAACGGAGAACACCAGACAGCCATAGAGAACGAAGAACGCCAGATTCTGTTAATCAACGACAAATTGAAGAAACACCAAATGCTGGGGAAGCGGAGAGAAATGATGAAAACACGAGTCAGAAGTCAGCTGACAGTGTATATAATTCTAGCAAAACCGAGGCTTATAACCCACAACCGTCGTCATCAAGACAGACGCCAAACAGGATAGAGGATTTGAAAGCGAGCGGGAAGAAAGGCGCTGGTGGATCTGCCGCGAGCTCAG ACTACGACAAAAACGGTGGGCAATCATCGAACGTGGACTCCGGCAGAGGCAGTGTGGCCTATTCCAGCGGGCGGCGCGCGGATGCCAGCCTCCACGACACGTCAGCTGATTCCGACGGCGCCACTCGAGAGAGAGCACAGCCTCAACCTGGTACTAGCCAGCAGAACCCACCAGCTT CTGGAGAAAATGAATGGGCCGATCTGGTAGAATGTGAGCTCAGACAAATACTAGAACCTAAGTTATCCAACATGCGGCTGGACAGCTCTGACAGTTCCGATAGTTCCATCACGCCCCCCCTGCCCCCACTATCACCCTCCTCTGATCTACATAAACGGAATAG TTTGCCCGGCCGTTCCTCCGAGTATCCCGAAGAgaggcggcgcgggcgcgagTCGCCGCGCTGGCACACACACGCGCACACGCACTCGcatgcgcacgcgcacgcacaCTCGCACAAGAAGCACTCGGCCAAGCGGGACCAGCATTACAAGAAACATT TATTCGGGCTGGACACAACCGACATGACGTCGACGACGACGCGCAGCCTCGACCTGTCCTCGCTGCTGGACGGGCGCACCGACAGCGACGCGTCCAGCGGCGACGCGCGCGCCATCCGCCGCCAGCTGCGCGGCCTCGAGAGCATGTACGCGGAGGTGCTGCAGCTGCTGGGCGTGCGCAAGCCGGCCAGCCTGAAGCATCCCGCTTGGGAGGCGAG ACTGTCATCCAAGCGGCGCTACGGCAGCATGTCGTCTCTGCCGTCCAGCTCGGTGAGCAGCCGACCGCAGCGGGACAAGCGCCGCTCGTCCGACCATCGGAAGAAACATGACATGAAG GGCATCAACAAGCGGTTCCAGCGGCTGGAGTCGCACGTGGTGACGCTGGCGCGCTCGGTGGCGCACCTATCCAGCGAGATGCGCACGCAGCATCTCGTCATGCAGGAGATGGACAACATCCGCGCAGAGATTGCCGCGCTCCGGCACATGTACAA GTCGCAGCAGCACATCCGCGCGGGCCCCGGGCGGCCGGCGGCGCACGCGTTCGGCGACCCCGAGCGCGTGCGGCGCCTCACCAAGTTCTTCGGCGACGAGCCGCCGCTCATGCGCCTCTTCCTCAAGAAGCTCGGATACGAG AAATACGCAGCGCTactagaaaaagaaaaagtaggGGCGGCAGAATTGCCCTACGTCGGCGAAGACAAATTGCGGGCCCTCGGCGTGCCCCTGGGCCCTCGCATGAGGATACTGAAGGAGGCCGGCATACACCATGACATACACTTCCCTAGAGACGATCCCAATACAACCACCACTACACTGGCTATAGTTTAA